One Mustelus asterias unplaced genomic scaffold, sMusAst1.hap1.1 HAP1_SCAFFOLD_528, whole genome shotgun sequence genomic region harbors:
- the LOC144486943 gene encoding uncharacterized protein LOC144486943, producing the protein MLTRQRARNSESSFTCSMCGKKFMCSSNLLAHQLDHIDEKPLQSSDSGDSVETSEEQAQHQLLHTDKRPFSCSHCGKRFSQSSRLAEHQLLHTHERPFSCSHCGESFSDSVHLTEHQQVHTKDRPFSCSQCGKRFTQSSHCTVHQLVHFQKRHFKCFKCEKTFKRRISLLRHQGTHTGEKPYPCSVCGKRFAHSSHLLTHKRVHTGERPFLCSLCGKRFTRFSRLLTHKSIHTGGKPFTSSMCRKEEVQSTDQLTHQQVHTGEKLFTCSVCGKEFTRSYYLLRHRRVHTGKRPFLCSMCGKRFPRSSQLVIHERVHTGERPYACPVCGKAFASLQHLLRHRPVHTGERAFICSKCGKAFTESSSLRTHRRTHTGEKPFSCSICGKRFTQSSGLLRHQYIHTGERPFTCSVCGKGFIDSSCLQRHQRVHTGERPFTCSVCGKGYTQVSSLQRHQRVHTGAKPFNCSMCGKGFTQYYSLLKHRRLHV; encoded by the coding sequence atgctgacacgacagcgagctcgcaatagtgagagttcattcacctgctccatgtgtgggaagaaattcatgtgttcgtccaacctgctggctcaccaactcgatcacattgatgagaagcctcttcaaagctctgattctggggacagtgtcgagacctctgaggaacaggcccaacaccagctccttcacactgacaagagaccgttcagctgctcccactgcgggaagaggttcagccagtcctcccgccttgcagagcaccagctccttcacacacacgagagaccgttcagctgctctcactgtggggagtcgttcagcgactcagtgcatctcactgagcaccaacaagttcacaccaaggacaggccattcagctgctcccagtgtgggaagagattcactcagtcctcccactgcaccgttcaccaactggttcattttcagaagagacattttaaatgctttaaatgtgagaagaccttcaaaagaaggattagtctgctgagacaccagggcactcacactggggagaagccgtacccctgttctgtttgtgggaagagattcgctcattcatctcatcttctgacacacaagcgagttcacactggggagaggcctttcctctgctccctgtgtgggaagagattcactcgatttTCACGCCTTTTGACACACaagagtattcacactggagggaAACCATTCACCTCCTCAATGTGTAGAAAGGAAGAAGTTCAATCAACTGAccagctgacacaccagcaagttcacactggggagaagctgttcacctgctcggtgtgtgggaaggaattcactcggtcTTACTATCTTCTGaggcaccggcgagttcacactgggaagaggccattcctctgctccatgtgtgggaagaggTTTCCTCGTTCATCCCAGCTTGTGATACACGAAcgtgttcacacaggggagaggccttaCGCTTGCCCTGTGTGCGGGAAAGCATTTGCTTCTTTACAACACCTGCTGAGACATCGGcctgttcacaccggggagagggcgttcatctgctccaagtgtgggaaggcttTCACGGAGTCATCCAGCCTCCGGACACACCGCCgcactcacacaggggagaagccgttctcctgctccatttgtggcaagagattcactcagtcgtctggcctgctgagacaccaatacattcacacaggggagaggccgttcacctgctctgtgtgtgggaagggattcattgattcatcctgcctgcagagacaccagcgagttcacaccggggagagaccgttcacctgctctgtgtgtgggaagggatacactcaggtatccagcctgcagagacaccagcgagttcacactggggcaaaaccgttcaactgctccatgtgtgggaagggatttactcagtattacagcctgctgaaacatagaCGACTTCATGTGTGA